The following coding sequences are from one Aethina tumida isolate Nest 87 chromosome 2, icAetTumi1.1, whole genome shotgun sequence window:
- the LOC109599415 gene encoding protein Jumonji gives MNKTKMKRKRKEFCTSPLLDDSPKRTKVHAQRKFAQGSNVNSPVITPIKELEIERPIDILPEPEELLPIKRPNTEDFLTFLCFRGTPILPPTLNFFNTASIVDTNGQVHKIKSDSSKNGPIDAPILKCGNSSEKPFIAFGVRKRADPIVISKQMDRKRRHALTIQALRREYQKQKMAKIRALTISKLSEKVTNKTLVRSNSVSRTETVTKKTNTIQQQSKTRNIKVIATKHVKVTTRTLKTLRPNVKQKMCLRSFRGRFVQRELPFRGKKKVILERPVNKSVQSKKPIKKDEEENDYVTDEEVEEEEEEEEEEKEETPVPEKKSIRKVVVKKASKNVGSTPKTANPSGSRITRSGLIANNKINSRIQQIKKRILLKTPSTSNAIVKRRALRSTTMKKTVMSQKQSHTLKRKQQLRTKRQQSQNTPVKDDKKLMSPEPKAESGKKVEMTKKETTTKRESDSKKDNKPLVKKSEAKSEQKLPGRTLRSPPLRKEAVVKKVMKKDETAETKKESLKVGLSTEKKIVETRKETTGKKLLDLKEDKSKRNAKEVKPTKNLKVEVVKDVVEKTNGKECKKANNTETKKLEETKIEVQIKQEKVEARKSDESLADVFIEANQEKKSMTIKKEQQDTDGSRKNTRSVKSNKQDSDNNIPTTDVNKSENNARVVGENIKENGSELSNLQLKCPPNKVAELKVFIKEEINEDIKKKSCIEPLTESAPNKETRNIEVTEKTDEKDSSVKSKDIKQTRKQTENAAKKDISQDSKRKIVKSEESVAQKSIRPSRKTKIAAAIYMEILSHKLVNESTFDDDNVSIDSFPELPNVKKTEQRENELKAKAKTSKEDDAEIDDEIPEAKTKSKVGIKKSTDQNDKKLEEEINEEVSVENTDNKKDEDHVKNDMILKIVEDEMNAVMGDSKKGVKANNKIVKDKPISSKQQTKKSSFGKRKSDVLDTELTSENESSKNKIRKTDESSLLEEIVNNSKNDLDKRRTRNSSHNKSQASDDSDESFHADVKIPRRKKLTRSKTTKIQTSPEEVLPKTTKQPQKKKDESSDSDQSTTSDVDLKTLKLRQKNKKFSKTKSMMKTEETFSDSDEEPLSKLTQKSAEGSQSSAARKIKSKKELKGLKIPFLKKSVIEQLAVDVEPKVKPKRECAKIPQNYLPMFSSSSDEEYFQGFSKQPEESCNKVVPKTQEPTCAHLTTSSDLLSKDVSRRFGKGKVNMSNEQIEKWLKESAMAGSSVKRENDEMPKFGEIIPTDTTLESTEFIDTQKLKSSLLPTVSDSKVETKASDASSCVTTPEKVTKPDSSCKFPLDRKLIFKKDKKGSMPNVNAFSPDNESSVYAFGEDNEPVMSTPFRRPSRRPSSTATSKSEDEAGKMEDLMKAGTFRKPSVKQDVETSQAESDDHFNIPQNPTKHVKQQKDAAKGNVRPKSAEKTFPKNSRALEKHFDLFDDGKYKVPSSPSASSSSSAKLYKRPANKPKTRSEICNPVHVTEFPKSATPGQLVEAPVFHPTEQEFQDPIEYIERIRHKAEQFGICRIVPPSSFKPECKVQDDMRFTAYNQYVHKMLHRWGPNFKELMAIKKYLATQNITLTQPPWIGGMEIDLPRLYQTVQTLGGLKEVIEKKKWPKVSELMKIPKSTQDRLTKLDDIYCKYLLPYDTLSPAEREKLFDEVETDWAKRESKGLLRAQGVENQNQNESGESDVDDYEAEDCIVKGRTIALNAFYRIARNTMSMHFKNSDPSADEVEQEFWKHVTVRQNHICVHSGSIDSGNWGYGFAVSKNSPFARHAWNLKVFTNNSGSVLRSLGPMMGVTVPTLHVGMVFSACCWYRDPHGLPWIEYLHTGGNKIWYGIPNSESDKFHTAVKKLMPNYCRNKAVWLTSDTAMIPPSLLMMNGVSLCRTVQEPGQFIVVFPKAFTSSISTGYVVSESVYFAPPNWLRTARSLFDELRGSCEPSMFSLDRLLLSIASDTRSSVEVLRLIVPYVNELRDREIEKRRQLATYGIEEKERMPLPEAPNARKRKKLQGEEGDYECETCRMNLFVSMVFDTFGNATYCIDHALELLESKKIDPQKCKFMFTYDDDELEGLMNKIDNSIEAKMQKKVPNKYAGMPTLLTK, from the exons atgaacaaaacaaaGATGAAGAGGAAACGCAAGGAATTTTGTACTTCTCCCCTACTTGACGACAGTCCTAAAAG GACAAAGGTACATGCTCAGAGAAAATTTGCCCAGGGTTCGAATGTGAACAGTCCAGTCATAACGCCTATCAAAGAACTAGAAATAGAAAGACCTATAGACATATTACCAGAACCAGAGGAATTGTTACCAATTAAAAGACCAAATACTGAAGATTTTCTCACATTCCTATGCTTTAGAGGTACACCCATTCTTCCACCAacattaaatttcttcaacaCAGCTTCTATTGTTGATACAAATGGACAAGTACACAAGATTAAAAGTGATAGTTCAAAAAATGGACCTATTGATGCcccaatattaaaatgtggcAACTCATCAGAAAAACCATTCATTGCTTTTGGAGTCAGAAAAAGAGCAGACCCAATTGTCATCAGTAAGCAAATGGACCGAAAACGCAGACATGCACTTACCATACAAGCATTACGAAGGGAATATCAGAAGCaaaaaatggcaaaaattAGAGCTTTAACTATTAGTAAACTGTCAGAAAAAGTAACAAACAAAACACTGGTCCGGTCAAATTCAGTGTCCAGGACAGAAACAGTAACAAAGAAGACAAACACAATTCAACAACAATCTAAGACTAGAAATATCAAAGTAATAGCCACAAAACATGTGAAAGTCACTACCAGGACACTGAAAACCCTTAGGCCAAATGTGAAACAGAAAATGTGCCTGAGGAGTTTCAGGGGTCGGTTTGTTCAAAGGGAGCTGCCCTTTAGGGGCAAAAAGAAAGTAATTTTGGAGAGACCAGTCAACAAAAGTGTTCAAAGTAAAAAGCCTATTAAAAAGGACGAAGAAGAAAATGACTATGTTACAGATGAAGAAGTAGAAgaagaggaggaggaggaagaGGAAGAAAAAGAGGAAACTCCTGTGCCTGAGAAAAAGTCTATCAGAAAAGTTGTGGTGAAAAAAGCATCAAAGAATGTGGGTTCTACTCCCAAAACAGCAAATCCATCAGG GTCTAGAATAACGAGGTCGGGTTTAATcgcgaataataaaattaattcccgAATACAACAGATAAAaaagagaattttattaaaaactccgTCGACCAGCAACGCAATTGTAAAAAGACGTGCTTTGCGATCGACCACAATGAAAAAAACTGTAATGTCTCAAAAGCAAAGTCATACCTTGAAAAGAAAGCAACAGTTGAGAACGAAGCGACAACAAAGTCAAAACACGCCTGTGAaagatgataaaaaattaatgtcccCAGAGCCGAAGGCGGAATCTGGTAAGAAGGTTGAAATGACCAAAAAGGAAACGACAACTAAAAGAGAGTCTgattctaaaaaagataacAAACCATTGGTAAAGAAGTCTGAAGCTAAGAGTGAACAAAAGCTACCAGGAAGAACTTTGAGAAGTCCGCCGCTACGGAAAGAAGCTGTagttaaaaaagtaatgaaaAAGGATGAAACTGCTGAAACCAAAAAAGAATCTTTAAAAGTGGGTCTCAGTACtgagaaaaaaattgtggaaACGAGAAAAGAAACTACCGGAAAGAAGTTGTTGGACTTGAAAGAAGATAAATCTAAACGAAATGCAAAAGAAGTCAAACccaccaaaaatttaaaagtagaaGTTGTTAAAGATGTCGTGGAAAAAACCAATGGAAAGGAATGTAAAAAAGCCAATAATACAGagacaaaaaaattagaagaaactaaaatagaaGTTCAAATAAAGCAAGAAAAAGTTGAAGCTAGGAAATCAGATGAATCCCTTGCAGATGTTTTCATAGAAGCAAATCAGGAAAAAAAATCGATGACCATAAAAAAAGAACAGCAAGATACAGATGGATCAAGAAAAAATACAAGAAGCGTTAAATCAAACAAGCAAGATAGTGATAACAATATACCAACCACAGATGTCAACAAAAGTGAAAATAATGCACGAGTTGTAGGCGAGAATATAAAGGAAAATGGAAGTGAATTATCAAACTTACAATTAAAATGCCCTCCAAATAAAGTAGCAGAActgaaagtatttataaaagaggaaataaatgaagatattaaaaagaaatcgtGTATTGAACCCTTAACAGAATCAGCCCCAAACAAAGAAACGCGAAACATTGAAGTTACCGAAAAGACCGATGAGAAAGATAGTTctgttaaatcaaaagatattaAACAAACGCGAAAACAAACTGAGAATGCTGCAAAAAAGGACATAAGCCAAGACAGCAAAAGAAAAATCGtgaaatctgaagaatcagtTGCACAAAAAAGTATTAGACCTTCTAGAAAAACCAAAATTGCTGCAGCAATTTATATGGAAATTTTAAGTCACAAACTTGTAAATGAAAGCACATTTGATGATGATAATGTGTCAATAGATAGTTTTCCCGAATTACCAAATGTTAAGAAAACGGAGCAACGTGAAAATGAATTGAAAGCAAAAGCCAAGACTTCAAAGGAAGATGACGCTGAAATAGATGATGAAATTCCTGAAGCCAAAACTAAGAGTAAAGTAGGAATTAAGAAAAGTACAGACCAGAATGACAAGAAATtggaagaagaaataaatgaagaagtTTCAGTCGAAAATACGGACAATAAAAAAGATGAAGATCATGTCAAAAACgacatgattttaaaaatagttgaagatgaaatgaaCGCAGTAATGGGCGATTCAAAGAAAGGTGTGAaagctaataataaaattgttaaggaTAAACCTATTTCAtcaaaacaacaaacaaaaaagtCATCCTTTGGTAAAAGAAAATCTGATGTCTTGGACACAGAGTTAACTAGCGAAAATGaatcatctaaaaataaaatcagaaaaacTGACGAGTCCTCACTCCTTGAAGAGATAGTGAATAATAGCAAAAATGATCTTGATAAAAGACGAACACGAAACTCATCACATAACAAAAGCCAGGCTAGTGACGATTCTGATGAATCATTCCATGCAGACGTCAAAATTcctagaagaaaaaaattgaccaGAAGCAAAACGACAAAAATTCAGACAAGTCCTGAGGAAGTTCTTCCAAAGACCACTAAACAACCGCAGAAGAAGAAAGATGAAAGTAGTGATTCTGATCAGTCCACTACATCCGACGTTGACTTGAAAACCCTCAAGTTAcgtcagaaaaataaaaaattctctaAAACTAAGTCAATGATGAAAACTGAGGAAACCTTCAGCGATTCCGATGAAGAACCACTGTCGAAACTAACGCAGAAAAGTGCAGAAGGAAGTCAATCATCCGCCGCtagaaaaatcaaatctaAAAAAGAACTTAAAGGATTAAAAATACCTTTTCTCAAAAAAAGTGTTATTGAACAGCTGGCCGTAGATGTCGAGCCTAAAGTAAAGCCTAAAAGAGAATGTGCAAAGATCCCACAAAATTATCTACCCATGTTTTCCTCTTCTTCCGACGAAGAGTACTTCCAGGGCTTCAGTAAACAACCGGAAGAAAGTTGCAACAAAGTTGTTCCGAAAACTCAGGAACCAACCTGCGCCCACTTAACAACTTCATCCGATTTACTTAGCAAAGACGTAAGTAGACGCTTTGGCAAAGGTAAAGTGAACATGTCAAACGAGCAAATCGAGAAGTGGCTCAAAGAATCTGCAATGGCTGGTAGCAGCGTCAAGCGTGAAAATGACGAAATGCCAAAATTCGGTGAAATAATACCCACCGACACAACTCTGGAATCCACCGAGTTCATTGACACCCAAAAGCTCAAGTCTTCTCTATTACCCACTGTGAGCGATTCCAAGGTTGAAACCAAAGCCAGTGACGCAAGCTCTTGCGTTACTACTCCGGAGAAAGTTACTAAACCAGATTCGTCCTGTAAGTTTCCTTTGGATaggaagttaatttttaaaaaggataAAAAGGGGTCCATGCCGAATGTCAATGCTTTTTCACCCGATAACGAAAGCAGTGTATATGCATTCGGAGAGGACAACGAGCCTGTGATGAGCACACCATTTAGAAGACCATCAAGGAGACCCTCAAGTACAGCCACTTCAAAGTCGGAAGATGAAGCCGGAAAAATGGAGGATTTGATGAAAGCAG GAACATTCCGCAAGCCTTCTGTCAAGCAGGACGTTGAAACTTCCCAAGCAGAGAGCGATGACCATTTCAACATTCCTCAGAATCCAACAAAACACGTCAAACAACAGAAGGACGCAGCCAAAGGCAATGTGCGACCTAAGTCTGCGGAGAAAACCTTCCCGAAAAATTCTCGCGCCTTGGAAAAACATTTCGACCTATTCGACGACGGTAAATACAAAGTGCCCAGCTCTCCAAGTGCCAGTTCCTCATCCAGCGCCAAACTATACAAACGGCCTGCCAACAAGCCTAAAACCCGGTCGGAAATCTGCAATCCGGTCCATGTGACTGAGTTTCCGAAATCTGCCACCCCAGGTCAACTAGTCGAAGCGCCCGTGTTTCATCCAACAGAACAGGAATTCCAGGATCCGATCGAGTATATCGAGCGTATCAGACACAAGGCGGAGCAGTTCGGAATATGTCGGATTGTGCCGCCCAGCAGCTTCAAGCCCGAATGCAAGGTTCAGGATGACATGCGCTTCACGGCTTACAACCAGTATGTGCATAAGATGTTACACAGATGGGGGCCCAATTTCAAGGAACTGATGGccattaagaaatatttggcCACCCAGAACATCACACTAACGCAGCCTCCAtgg ATTGGTGGGATGGAAATAGATTTGCCACGCTTGTACCAAACAGTTCAGACGTTGGGCGGTTTGAAAGAAGTGATAGAGAAAAAGAAATGGCCAAAAGTTTCTGAGCTTATGAAGATCCCTAAGTCCACCCAAGATAGACTGACTAAATTAGATGATATTTACTGCAAATATCTTTTACCATATGACACATTATCGCCAG ctgAAAGAGAGAAACTATTCGATGAAGTAGAGACTGACTGGGCGAAGAGAGAATCTAAAGGTTTATTACGAGCCCAAGGTGTCGAAAATCAAAACCAAAACGAATCTGGCGAGTCGGACGTCGATGATTATGAAGCCGAAGACTGCATCGTCAAAGGTCGAACCATTGCTCTGAACGCTTTCTATCGCATAGCCCGCAACACCATGAGCATGCATTTCAAAAATTCCGATCCATCAGCAGATGAA gtTGAGCAAGAATTTTGGAAACATGTTACTGTAAGGCAAAATCATATATGTGTTCATTCTGGATCCATAGATTCTGGAAACTGGGGATATGGATTTGCAGTTTCTAAGAATAGCCCGTTTGCCCGACACGCCTGGAATTTGAAAGTGTTTACAAATAACAGCGGTTCAGTTCTGCGATCTCTAGGACCCATGATGG GAGTTACCGTTCCAACACTTCACGTGGGAATGGTATTTAGCGCCTGCTGCTGGTACCGAGACCCTCACGGCCTACCGTGGATTGAGTACCTGCATACGGGCGGCAACAAAATTTGGTATGGCATACCAAACTCTGAGAGCGACAAATTTCATACCGCCGTGAAAAAACTGATGCCAAACTACTGCCGAAACAAAGCTGTATGGTTGACATCAGACACAGCGATGATTCCTCCCAGCTTACTAATGATGAATGGAGTGTCTTTGTGTAGGACAGTACAGGAACCGGGACAGTTTATTGTCGTCTTCCCCAAAGCATTCACATCGAGTATCAGTACAGG GTATGTGGTGTCCGAAAGTGTATACTTTGCCCCACCAAACTGGCTGCGAACTGCACGGAGTCTCTTCGATGAATTACGAGGCAGCTGTGAGCCGTCCATGTTCTCACTGGACCGTCTGTTATTAAGCATTGCTTCTGATACCAGATCAAGCGTAGAAGTTTTACGTCTGATAGTACCGTACGTGAACGAGTTGCGAGATAGAGAAATAGAAAAGAGGCGCCAACTAGCAACATACGGGATAGAGGAAAAAGAACGAATGCCGTTACCTGAAGCTCCCAACGCACGCAAGCGGAAGAAGCTTCAAGGTGAAGAAGGAGATTACGAGTGCGAAACTTGTAGGATGAATCTCTTTGTTTCTATG GTGTTTGATACATTTGGAAATGCAACATATTGCATTGATCACGCGTTGGAATTACTGGAAAGCAAGAAAATTGATCCACAAAAGTGCAAGTTCATGTTCACCTACGATGACGATGAGTTAGAAGGGCTCATGAATAAAATCGACAACAGTATAGAGGCGAAGATGCAGAAAAAAGTCCCAAATAAATATGCTGGGATGCCAACCCTTTTGACTAAATAG